DNA from Ictalurus punctatus breed USDA103 chromosome 7, Coco_2.0, whole genome shotgun sequence:
GTTTGACTAATTTAACAAACCGTAAAAATTCCTTTTATGATTATATCTTTATTCAAGAAACTGCCGTCTCATTAAACCATAGCAAAGATAACATGAAGCGCTGTTTGTATTGCGTTTTATAAGATTCATCATGAAACTGTTTACTGTATTGTAATGATTAACTATTATAACGAGGGAAACCCGTGTCATCTGAGCTTACAAAGCCTATAATTCAATCAGTTATAGACCCAACTAAATGTAGCCATTCAATGAGATAAACATAACATCTATCATTAACTTCACTTTCAGATTCGCTACTgcttaatgtaaaaaaaaatattgaacatgaatatgaatgaaactTTAGTGTAAAGCATCATAGAAAcagatatacagtcccctcctaaactattggaacggcaaggacaattcatttttttatgctatacaccaaagatatttaggtttgagatcaaaagatggatatgagctgagagtttaggattgcagctttcgtttcctggtatttacatctgcATGCATTAAACAACATAAGACAGAACTTTTTGaatcagaccacacaattttaaggtgagcaaaagtataggaacagataagtcttaaagtaaattaaagtatataacacttaatatttggttgcatattccatacttgcaataactgcatcaagcctgtgactcagtgacatcatcaaactgttgggttcttcttttgtgatgcttttccaggcttttgctgcagcttctttcagttgtttgtttcagagggtttctcccttcagtctccccttcaggaggtgaaatgctgctcaattgggtctATTGATTGACTTGGacagtctaaaacctttcactttttccccctgataacGTCCTTTGTTGAGATggtagtgtgttttggatcattgtcttgctgcgtgaCAAAGTTCCATCTGATtgtttggatgcatttctcacTTATCTGGCAGACAAAGTATGTTcgtgtaaacttctgaattcattctgctggtACCAACATGAGTTACATCATTCTCACTGATGTCGGAAACAATCTGTttctcacctgtttttttttctctcttgattttattcacaattATCCTGTGGAATCACCACATGGTGTAGTTCATCACATTCATTATGGATTAACTGTGACAACCAGGATAGGCTTAAGTGTCCGAATACTTTTTAGTCTAATCATGAGCAGTATACAGTGCTGctagaaagtttgtgaaccctttacaaTTGTCTGTATTCTGCATAACATTGACCTGATATGTGATTGGACCTAGAACTAGATAaggagaaccaaattaaacaaatgatgcaAAAACATTATAGTTTCTACATTGATTCATTTAGCAAAATTATCCAACATTGAATATCTTTGtcagaaaaagtatgtgaacttttaGTTAATTTAAAGGGGTTATTGAAGTCAACTGTTTCAGTCAAGACAATGGCAATCAAGCCTAAGTTTAGCAGCTCACTGTTTAGTTCAGCACCACTGTTACTCTGGCAAGAAGTGGTCATGCTGCAAAAATCACTCCAAAATCACTCCAAATAATATTACAGGAAGTCAGAAAAAGCCTCAGGGTAACATTGAAGGACCTACAGGCCACTGTTGCAATGAGTAATGTCAAAATTCATGAGTCGACCATCTCAACTGTGAAGTATGGGGGTGGCAGTAGCATGGTTTAGGGCTGCTTTGCTGCCTCGGTTCCTCAAGGCTCACTGTTAACTACAAATTCTGCAAATTCTGCAAATTCTAGCAGAATGTCGTGGTATCTGTCTGTGAAATGAAGCTTAACTGTATCGGGGTCATGCTGCAAGTCACATGCTGTGGAAGGACCTAAAAAGAGCAGCTTGTGCAACGAAGCCCACCAACATCACTGAGTTGAAGCAGTTGTATAAGGAGGAATGGGCCAACACTTCCCCAACCCATTGTGCAGGACTCATCACCAGTTAACAGAAACGTTTGGTCGAAAGGTTTTTTCTATATACAGTGATTTTTATTATGGGTGTAAAATGATTGCATATCATCTTCTATTGTTTGATGTGAGGCTAAACTAGACAAAATCACAAACACTTGTGAAACACACACGTCTACTGCATTTAGGCAGCCTTTCTCACCTGATTCCATCTGGGTTAAAGGGAAGATATAAACTATGTGCTTCAGCCATGCCTCCTTTAGAATCACATCAGTGAAAGACTGAAAGGCTAATGTTTAATTAGCCACGTTTAGTTTAAATGTAAAGCACAGCTTTTGTTTTGGTATACACTGCTCAATAGAGTCTGAACGGATCTCACAAAAACTGTCATTGTTATGTTTCAGttcttttacttttataatgttgaatgttttaatcAATATCACATGGAAAACTAAGATTCATAATCAGGCGATGCTTAATCTTCCTGCAAACAAAAACTGTGTATTAAGTTTTGTGTATCATTACACTCCTATTTCCATGTGCTAGTTATTGTTTATAATTGTACAAGGTCTTCTTGAGCTGTTTACTAGTGTGAGATTTATCccaaaaaacattcccaaagagttaaaaatgttcttttgttgtttgaagtATCATGCATTATCATtcacaaatgattttttaaaaaagtttctgTAACTGCAGATTTAAAACTAGGGAGATGTTTCCTGTGATATGGGCAACTGAAATAAACTGTGCTTGGTAAGATGACTAAGACTAACTGAAATGAGATTCATGAATGGCAACAAGTGAAGGGACGGGTGAAGTAGTGCTGTCGTTTGGTCACAGCTGTTATACGATTATGACATAGTGGCTTAAGACCAATTACATGAAAATGTCTCTTTTCCATATAAACTTTGcttatagttacagttacatttatatagcgcttttctagacactcaaagcgttttacattgtatgggggtggtggggatctcctcaaccaccactaatgtgtagcatccacctggataatgcaccagaacacccaccacacaccagctattagtggagaggagagagtgatgtagccaattcagggatgagGAATATTAGAAGagcatgatagagaagggccaatgtgggaatttcgccaggacaagggtatacccctactcttttaccatatgtgtcctgggatttttaatgactacAGAGACTCAGGAGCTTGGatggtttaacatctcatccaaAAAACAGTGCTGTTATTACAGTATAGTATCCTGATCACTACTGGGGCATTAGGTCCCACACAGACCAGAgagtgagcaccccctgctggcctcactaacaCCACTTCCAGCAGAAACCCTAGTTTTCCCCAGCAGGTCTCCCACCCAGGTATTGGGCAAGCTCAagcctgcttagcttcagtgggaaaccaggcaatAACTGCAGGAAGATGTGGCTCTGGTATAATGGTGCTGTTCTTAATGGAAAGGGGCGTGGATGAGATGGCTTTTTACTGCTTATCCAAATTGATCAGTTACAGAGAATGCATATGCTGATTTGAAAATACTTAGTTTCGACTTCTTTTTGATGTCACTCATTAATTCTGTTGCATCTGCCTTTCCCCCCTGACAAACAGCAATTTTACCTGTAGTTTGTTATTattcacaccattctgtataaaaacaaatgcagaatgcacactttttttcagAACAGTTGGGAGGAATGATTCATTGCTTCAAAAAGCTAGCCCAAGATTTTCTTCTCAAGGAACAGTTAATTagttttctgtcatttattgtttcatttattgtcatttatttattattgccaTTATCTATTGTTAGCcatgttaacatttttttgcCAGACCTGTAACTAGCAGATCAGTGCATCTCATAAGCATAGCACATCTCGAAGTAGATTCGACCTCAAATTTAATGCAGCCCTttaaatcctaaataaatatcAGGGACACTTCAGTACAGTATCTGactatatacatattattaaatattatacttCTCAGGCCCCTGGTGTCCCTTGAACCCACTTTTTGAACCAGtgctttaagggttctttggaagGTTGTGATGAAAGTATTCTTTTTGGAACTTTTCTTGAAGATGAAACCATTTATTGTGAGATCCTACGTGCAGGATCAGTGCATGAGctagatgtatttattttcctgaGAGTGTATTTAATAATGACACCAAAATGATACCCATTAATgaaacacaatttatttatttattttttaaagatttttttcttgctcTATTTATGGTAAGTTGCCACagtaatttttttgtaaatccaTTAGTGACAAGGAAAACCTTTCCAATATTGTATTATAGTTGTTAAGGTGAAGCTGGGAGCATTTCAGTAAATACTCTTGGCACATACAAAGGGATAGCTGTGATCACACGGAATGTCGTTCCAGTTCTTACTGTCTGCAGACAAAAAggaaatatagatatatattatacatggcatgacaactgaattaaaatgaatcaccaaaccaaaaataaatgaatagattcGAAACACAGTTACATAAGGAAATTTCTACCCACCACTCCAGTTCATGTGCACACAGCACTCTCTATTATTAAAATTGGGTTCATTTGGATTCCACTTGGTGTAAGTCAATTTTGTGCCAtcagaccaaaaaaagaaatatttctgaaaggATGAACAGTggaaaaaacatcaaattcaGAGTTTCTTCATTTGACCATGTGTAAGTCAAGAAATCAAGCACTACACAGTTATATGATTCCCTGCTCACATATTTGACTGATATCAGGGAGTGTTTGATTCTTAGCGAACCTTCTGACAGGCATTGAGGCCGATCCATGTTGGATTCTCCCAGGGGTCATGAGCACGGATAACGGATTTAACCAGTTGATATTCTCTTTCGTTGTGGATTGAGACCAAATGTGCACCGAGATCTAGACAGCGTTTCtagaaaaagaaacagttgtAGCATCACTGCATGTTCATTAATGCAATTTATTATGCACAATTATACATATTGTAAGGAAGCCTCCTTGGTTCTTTATAAATGAGTTTTCATGaataattgtaattgtatatGCTAaaacaggagggttttttttatattttattttggtggATCATTGCCAATCCATAGCCTACCAGTAGCAATGGTATTATTCCTAGAAATAATATCAGTTGCCAATTTTAAGTTcagaaaattacaaaaaaaaaaaaaaaagaaaaaaaaaaaaaagaatcatgcTCCATAAATAGTATTGAACACATCTTAATAATGGGCTTAATTTTTACatagactgtttaaaaaattgtgCTGAGGGAGTTCACTCTTTTATGTCATTTGTTCTAGTTATATTCAAAACTACTGACATGAACTAGCATTGAAACCAGGATATAAAAGATGTgtattatgtgtatataatacCCATTCCACCACTGATGTGCTAATAAATAAGCATTTCATAACATTTCTCACTCTTCTGTAAAGACAAATGTGAATAcaggtttaatgaaatgaattgaaCCTCGGCAGAAGCCCAGTCCATTCCGGCCTGATACAAGAAGCAACGTCTCTCATATTTCACCCAGCCATTTGGACAGCATGTGGAACATTTGCTGTCTACGCGACGTTCTTTGGATTCTGACTCATTagcattaaagaaagaaagaaaaaaacttgtcAATAAATTGTTTGAAATGGAGCTACTGAGCTGATGGTGGTTATATTTTAACAAGATGTGACAAGCGTGGGAGATCTATTAGATAACCATTAAATACTTTACTTGTAGCAAGCGTAGAACAGAGAAACCAATTGAATTACACCATTTTAGTCACTGGAAACCAAACATGGAG
Protein-coding regions in this window:
- the LOC128628616 gene encoding lactose-binding lectin l-2 isoform X2 → MARQTEVMLLLILATAATVFAADFDQIVKESKERRVDSKCSTCCPNGWVKYERRCFLYQAGMDWASAEKRCLDLGAHLVSIHNEREYQLVKSVIRAHDPWENPTWIGLNACQKKYFFFWSDGTKLTYTKWNPNEPNFNNRECCVHMNWSDSKNWNDIPCDHSYPFVCAKSIY
- the LOC128628616 gene encoding lactose-binding lectin l-2 isoform X1 yields the protein MARQTEVMLLLILATAATVFADVVNTETAADFDQIVKESKERRVDSKCSTCCPNGWVKYERRCFLYQAGMDWASAEKRCLDLGAHLVSIHNEREYQLVKSVIRAHDPWENPTWIGLNACQKKYFFFWSDGTKLTYTKWNPNEPNFNNRECCVHMNWSDSKNWNDIPCDHSYPFVCAKSIY